In the Hordeum vulgare subsp. vulgare chromosome 7H, MorexV3_pseudomolecules_assembly, whole genome shotgun sequence genome, one interval contains:
- the LOC123410978 gene encoding 12-oxophytodienoate reductase 7, whose protein sequence is MDRPAPDQRPTLFSPYQMRRFSLAHRVVLAPMTRCRAIGGLPGPALAEYYAQRATQGGLLISEGTVVSPAGPGFPHVPGIYNQEQIDGWKKVVDAVHAKGGIFFCQLWHVGRASHQVYQPDGAAPISSTDKPISARWKILLPDGSYGTYPTPRRLATSEVPDIVEQYRQAAINAIEAGFDGIEIHGAHGYIIDQFLKDGINDRTDEYGGSLPNRCRFLIEVTRAVVSAIGAERTAVRVSPAIDHLDAYDSNPMQLGMAVVERLNALQQESGQLAYLHVTQPRYAAYGQTESGPHGSAEEESRLMRTLRGAYQGTFMCSGGYTRELGLEAVESGDADLVSFGRLFISNPDLVERLRLNAGLTKYVRKTFYTPDPVVGYTDYPFLSKPKSRM, encoded by the exons ATGGATCGGCCGGCGCCGGACCAGCGGCCGACGCTCTTCTCGCCGTACCAGATGCGCCGCTTCAGCCTCGCCCACCG GGTGGTGCTGGCGCCGATGACGAGGTGCAGGGCCATCGGCGGGCTGCCGGGGCCGGCGCTAGCGGAGTACTACGCGCAGCGGGCCACCCAGGGAGGCCTGCTCATCTCCGAGGGCACCGTCGTCTCGCCGGCGGGGCCGGG GTTTCCTCATGTCCCTGGAATATACAATCAAGAGCAGATAGATGGATGGAAAAAGGTGGTGGATGCTGTTCATGCCAAGGGAGGCATCTTTTTCTGCCAATTATGGCACGTAGGCAGAGCTTCTCACCAAG TATACCAGCCAGACGGCGCTGCTCCGATATCCTCAACTGATAAGCCAATATCAGCAAGGTGGAAGATATTGTTGCCTGATGGTTCATACGGAACGTATCCCACGCCAAGGCGCCTTGCGACATCGGAAGTACCGGACATAGTGGAGCAATATCGCCAAGCTGCCATAAACGCCATCGAAGCAG GCTTTGATGGCATCGAGATCCACGGCGCTCATGGCTACATCATCGATCAGTTCCTCAAGGACGGCATCAACGACCGCACCGATGAGTATGGTGGATCGCTCCCCAACCGTTGCAGGTTTTTAATCGAGGTGACCCGAGCCGTGGTGTCCGCCATCGGAGCAGAACGAACTGCGGTGAGGGTGTCACCGGCCATCGACCACCTTGATGCCTATGACTCGAACCCCATGCAGCTCGGCATGGCCGTCGTCGAGCGGCTCAACGCCCTCCAGCAGGAATCCGGGCAGCTCGCATACCTCCATGTGACGCAGCCGAGGTACGCAGCCTACGGGCAGACGGAGTCGGGCCCGCACGGCAGCGCCGAGGAGGAGAGCCGGCTGATGCGCACCTTGCGGGGCGCGTACCAGGGCACGTTCATGTGCAGCGGCGGCTACACGCGGGAGCTCGGGCTGGAGGCGGTGGAGAGCGGCGACGCCGACCTGGTGTCGTTCGGGCGGCTGTTCATTTCCAACCCGGACCTGGTCGAGCGGCTCAGGCTCAACGCCGGCCTCACCAAGTACGTGAGGAAGACGTTCTACACCCCTGACCCCGTCGTGGGTTACACCGACTACCCGTTCCTCAGCAAGCCGAAATCGCGCATGTAG